One Natranaerovirga hydrolytica genomic region harbors:
- a CDS encoding DUF4944 domain-containing protein, translated as MSNKIKVIIGIIIFLGLVSLLHGLMRAPIWVGTTEDGEWKIVYEKISVIAPAEWEGSLYWQGDEEVFVENYGLYINNKFIETITSQDIPQLEDSSNLSLVDYCFGRQINSTDKLTVNLTWIEDESVKVEKIDLKMKRRYIPFY; from the coding sequence ATGTCTAATAAAATTAAAGTGATTATAGGAATTATTATATTTCTAGGATTGGTAAGTTTACTACATGGATTAATGAGAGCACCAATATGGGTAGGTACGACAGAAGATGGGGAATGGAAGATAGTATATGAAAAAATATCTGTTATTGCACCTGCAGAATGGGAAGGTAGCCTTTATTGGCAAGGTGATGAAGAGGTTTTTGTAGAGAATTATGGTTTGTATATCAATAATAAATTTATAGAAACAATAACTTCTCAGGATATACCTCAATTAGAAGATTCAAGTAATCTATCCCTTGTGGATTATTGCTTTGGTAGACAGATTAATTCAACGGATAAACTAACAGTCAATTTAACTTGGATAGAGGATGAAAGTGTAAAAGTAGAAAAAATTGACTTAAAAATGAAAAGACGTTATATACCATTTTATTAG